From a region of the Mobula birostris isolate sMobBir1 chromosome 28, sMobBir1.hap1, whole genome shotgun sequence genome:
- the c28h11orf68 gene encoding UPF0696 protein C11orf68 homolog: MSDHEEEEEGDAAGEPREAVDYAAESMAADMDPWVVFDGRKTPRAEFDDWLDSNRPSRTFRYGAPGLGGEPVGWIAVYGPTCSPPAEQGDAEGLQEDWERLLSSGRPVTFETVSELALNRKVLSGKWLMHLDTGFKVDQAWGRIARAVLDGKLPAAKVSPFCPSSGAKHVICIPGDDFTDLAQVVSLDSAIRSLGIKCPLSFKPDAYTYLGLYRGNRWKLSPTVYESHFDLECIPRRSRIICKVTMRELT; encoded by the coding sequence ATGAGTGACCacgaggaagaggaggagggggatgCGGCCGGGGAGCCCCGCGAGGCGGTCGACTACGCGGCGGAGTCGATGGCGGCCGACATGGACCCCTGGGTGGTCTTCGACGGCCGCAAGACCCCGCGGGCCGAGTTCGACGACTGGCTGGATAGCAATCGGCCCTCCCGCACCTTCCGGTACGGGGCGCCGGGGCTGGGGGGTGAGCCCGTGGGCTGGATCGCCGTCTACGGGCCCACCTGCTCGCCGCCGGCCGAGCAGGGCGACGCTGAGGGCCTGCAGGAGGACTGGGAGAGGCTGCTGTCCAGCGGCCGGCCCGTCACCTTCGAGACGGTCAGCGAGCTGGCGCTGAACCGCAAGGTGCTGAGCGGCAAGTGGCTGATGCACCTGGACACGGGCTTCAAGGTCGACCAGGCCTGGGGGCGCATCGCCCGGGCGGTGCTGGACGGCAAGCTGCCGGCCGCTAAGGTCAGCCCCTTCTGCCCCTCCTCGGGCGCCAAGCACGTGATCTGCATCCCCGGTGACGACTTCACCGACCTGGCGCAGGTGGTGAGCCTAGACTCTGCCATCCGCTCGCTAGGCATCAAGTGCCCGCTCTCCTTCAAGCCCGACGCCTACACCTACCTGGGTCTCTACCGGGGCAACCGCTGGAAGCTCTCCCCCACCGTCTACGAGAGCCACTTCGACCTGGAGTGCATTCCCCGGCGTTCCCGAATCATCTGCAAAGTGACCATGCGAGAACTGACCTGA
- the drap1 gene encoding dr1-associated corepressor: MPSKKKKYNARFPPARIKKIMQTDEEIGKVAAAVPVIISRALELFLDSLLTKACHVTQSRNAKTMTTSHLKQCIELEQQFDFLKDLVATVPDMQGENEDVHMEGDKVPRRGRKPGMGRRNANGGAGAKGKDKKQSSTESEQEDESEDSETDEEEASRSSVDKAGDQIRSPEPVFSSPPPVLPTPMFAQATNTLSMPAPVLMTSSQDGEDEDYDS; the protein is encoded by the exons ATGCCGTCGAAGAAGAAAAAATACAACGCGCGGTTCCCGCCG GCCAGGATAAAGAAGATCATGCAGACGGACGAAGAGATCGGAAAAGTGGCCGCCGCTGTCCCAGTGATCATCT CTCGGGCGTTGGAACTGTTCCTGGACTCCCTCCTGACGAAGGCCTGCCACGTGACCCAGTCGCGGAACGCCAAGACCATGACCACCTCGCACCT GAAGCAGTGCATCGAGCTGGAGCAGCAGTTCGACTTCCTCAAGGACCTGGTGGCCACCGTGCCGGACATGCAGGGCGAGAACGAGGATGTCCACATGGAAGGGGACAAGGTGCCTCGCAG GGGTCGGAAGCCCGGAATGGGTCGCAGGAACGCCAACGGAGGGGCCGGAGCGAAAGGGAAGGACAAGAAGCAATCCAGCACGGAATCGGAGCAGGAG GACGAGTCGGAGGACAGCGAGACGGATGAGGAGGAAGCCTCCCGCTCCAGCGTCGACAAGGCCGGGGACCAGATCCGGAG CCCCGAACCCGTCTTCAGCAGCCCCCCACCAGTGCTGCCCACCCCCATGTTTGCACAGGCAACGAACACCCTGTCGATGCCCGCTCCTGTCCTGATGACCAGCAGTCAAGATGGCGAGGATGAAGATTACGACTCTTAG